The proteins below are encoded in one region of Stieleria sp. JC731:
- the folD gene encoding bifunctional methylenetetrahydrofolate dehydrogenase/methenyltetrahydrofolate cyclohydrolase FolD yields the protein MAERLDGKKVAAEIRAEVAAEVEQFVANGAQPPCLAAVLVGEDPASQVYVRNKARACEKAGIEGRTHRLPADAGQKELLAVVNSLNTDKAVNGILVQLPLPSGHGYDEREILDAVDPLKDVDAFSPINVGFLMQGRPRFLPCTPHGIVQLLHRYKISTSGKKVCVVGRSDIVGKPMAMMLAQKSGSCGPDVANATVTLAHSRTDDLASTCRDADILIAAVGRPEMITAEMIKPGAVVIDVGINRVGDKLVGDVDFAGAIEVASAITPVPGGVGPLTIAMLLHNTLLAAKLQAQA from the coding sequence ATGGCAGAAAGGCTGGATGGAAAGAAAGTCGCGGCAGAAATCCGCGCCGAAGTTGCTGCGGAAGTGGAGCAATTTGTCGCAAATGGGGCTCAACCACCGTGTTTGGCTGCCGTTCTTGTTGGTGAAGACCCGGCAAGTCAGGTTTATGTTCGCAACAAAGCTCGGGCGTGCGAAAAAGCTGGGATCGAAGGTAGGACACACCGTTTGCCAGCTGATGCAGGACAGAAAGAGCTGCTTGCAGTCGTCAACAGCCTGAACACTGATAAGGCCGTGAACGGGATTTTGGTGCAGCTACCGCTGCCATCCGGTCATGGGTACGACGAGCGAGAGATTCTTGACGCGGTAGACCCGCTGAAGGATGTCGACGCATTCTCCCCGATCAATGTCGGATTTTTGATGCAGGGCCGCCCGCGTTTCCTGCCTTGCACCCCCCACGGGATCGTGCAGCTATTGCACCGATACAAGATTTCCACATCGGGGAAAAAGGTTTGCGTGGTTGGGCGTAGCGACATTGTCGGTAAACCGATGGCGATGATGTTGGCTCAGAAATCAGGTTCCTGCGGGCCGGACGTTGCCAACGCTACTGTGACGCTTGCTCACAGCCGTACCGATGACTTGGCCAGTACTTGCCGAGACGCTGACATCTTGATTGCCGCTGTCGGAAGACCGGAAATGATCACTGCCGAGATGATCAAACCCGGTGCTGTTGTGATCGACGTTGGGATTAACCGAGTTGGTGACAAGCTGGTTGGAGACGTGGACTTTGCTGGTGCCATCGAAGTCGCTTCCGCGATCACGCCGGTTCCAGGAGGAGTCGGACCGTTGACGATCGCAATGCTTCTGCACAACACGTTGCTGGCGGCAAAGCTTCAGGCACAAGCTTAA